The DNA segment GGACAATCCCACTTCTGCCGGACGAAAAACCGCGCCACCTTCTCGGCATCGGCGAAATCCCCGACATTTTCGACGCCGTCGCGCGCGGAGTGGATACGTTCGACTGCGTCGCCCCCACACGCATGGCGCGCAACGCCGGCATTCTGGCGCGCACGCTCGACGGCAAACGCCTGCCCAAATTCCGCATGAACCTGCGCAACGCCCGCTTCAAGCGCGACCCACGCCCGCTTGTGGAAGGGTGCACCTGCTACACCTGCCGCACCTATTCGCGCGCCTATGTGCATCACCTGTTCCGCGCCAACGAACTGCTGGCGTACCGTCTGGCAACCATTCACAACCTGCACTACCTGAACGACCTCATGCGGCAAATACGTGCGGCGCTCTTGCAAGGCACGTTCGACGAATTGCGCCGCCATTGGCTGGGCGAGTGAGGGCAGAGACGCATGGAGATTGTGCTTTCCCACTACCAGACAACACCGCTCACACGTGCGTATGAGGCGGGGCAAACCGAAGCCACCACCTCGCTCGACCTGGGGTTGACTACCACGACCGTGCGCCTTGACGCTCAGGGCGTCCACTTGCCTGACGGCACGCGCCTGACGTGGGAACAAATCGCGTTCATCAACGAAAACCCCAACAACGTGTTCCGCATCGAAGAAGGCGAAGCCGTCAAAATTCAAACCTTTTCCCCCCTGACAAACCGTCAATACAGCCTCATGCCCACCAAACGCGCGCCCACCATGCTCGTTTCGGGTATTCCCATGCATCGCATCAAAGGCACCGACCCCGTCGCCGACACCCGCGCCAAAATTCGCGCGGTTGCCCCTGTGAAAGGGCGCGTGCTGGATACGGCGACGGGGCTGGGCTACACCGCCATCGAAGCCGCCCGTACCGCCGAGCAAGTCATCACCATCGAACTCGACCCCGCCGCGCTGGAAATGGCGCGCGCCAATCCCTGGTCGCGGGCGCTGTTCACCGCGCCCAACATCGAACAACGCATTGGCGACGCCTTCGACGTGGTGGAAACCCTGGAAACGGAAACCTTCCACCGCATCATCCACGACCCGCCGGCGTTCAGCCTCGCCGGACATCTCTACTCAACCGATTTCTACCGCGAACTCTACCGCGTGCTTCGTCCGGGGGGGCGGCTTTTTCACTACATCGGCGACCCCAACAGCAAGTCGGGGCGCAACATCACGCGCGGCGTGCTCCAACGGCTGGAACAAGCCGGCTTTCGGCGCATCGCCCGCCGCCCCAACGCGTTTGGCGTGGTGGCGTGGAAATGAACAAGGAGCAGGGCATGACATCGCATGACGGCGAATTTCCCCACCTGAAAGAGGCGACGGTGGACGCGTGGAACCGCAAAGCCGCGTTCTGGGCGCAACGCATGGGCGAAGCAGGCAACGCCTTCCACCAAACCCTGGTGGAACCCACCGCCCTGCGCCTGCTTGCGCTTCAACCCGGCGAGCGCGTGCTGGAAATCGCGTGCGGGCATGGCATTTTCGCCCGTCGGCTCGCCGACCTCGGCGCGGACGTGCTCGCCATTGACGCCAGCCCCGTGTTTGTCGAAGAAGCCCGCCGCCGCACCGCCGGGCGGCGCGTGCAGGTGAAGCAGTGCGACGCCACCGACGAAGCCGCCTTGCGCGCCCTTGGGCGCGATTTTGACGCCGTGGTCAGCAACATGGCGCTGATGGACATCCCCCAAATCGCGCCGCT comes from the Ardenticatena maritima genome and includes:
- a CDS encoding class I SAM-dependent methyltransferase; the encoded protein is MEIVLSHYQTTPLTRAYEAGQTEATTSLDLGLTTTTVRLDAQGVHLPDGTRLTWEQIAFINENPNNVFRIEEGEAVKIQTFSPLTNRQYSLMPTKRAPTMLVSGIPMHRIKGTDPVADTRAKIRAVAPVKGRVLDTATGLGYTAIEAARTAEQVITIELDPAALEMARANPWSRALFTAPNIEQRIGDAFDVVETLETETFHRIIHDPPAFSLAGHLYSTDFYRELYRVLRPGGRLFHYIGDPNSKSGRNITRGVLQRLEQAGFRRIARRPNAFGVVAWK
- a CDS encoding class I SAM-dependent methyltransferase, which translates into the protein MTSHDGEFPHLKEATVDAWNRKAAFWAQRMGEAGNAFHQTLVEPTALRLLALQPGERVLEIACGHGIFARRLADLGADVLAIDASPVFVEEARRRTAGRRVQVKQCDATDEAALRALGRDFDAVVSNMALMDIPQIAPLFRAVAHLLRPGGRFVFTLCHPAFNQPMMSQLLEEIDEDGYLHLKRSLRIWGYLTPTATPGVGMVGEPVPHYYFHRPLHVLLGHAFAAGLVVDGLEEAAFPPPEDETTAGDYRPFGWQTLPDIPPVLGVRVRRGE